The Ascidiaceihabitans donghaensis genome includes the window CGGCTTGCACCATCGGGTGATTTTCGGCTTTCGCTTGCAATTCCAAGTCAGCGGCGTCGCGAATTTCGGCGATGGTCTTGGCACCGCCTTCATTGACGATGGTAACAGCCCAGCGGTTGCCCGTCCAAAGTTGCAGCTTCGCGCCAAGCCGTTGGGCCAGATCGCGGGGCGCCGTCGGGGTGGGCACAAATTCGATGCGCCCGGGCTGGTAAGAGGCCAGTTGCAGGTCGGTTTCCACATCCACCAGCAGCTTGCCATCGCGGTTGATGCGGATCAGTTCGACGACATGCTCAAACGTTGGAAACCGGGCGAGGGCCGCATCTGCATCGACAGCAACAGCGGCCATTGTGCCACCACTGCCGGGCTGCGCGGGGGCAGCTGTGGCCGCGTAAGCTGCCGTGGCTGATTGTCCCCCTTGGCCCCCTTGGGGCGCACCTGCATTGCCGCCGCCATTTGAAGGGGCTGAAGGCGGCGAGATACCGTTCAGCTTGCGCACCAGCTCTTCGGGGCTGGGCAGGTCGGCCACATGGGTCAACCGGATGATCGCCATCTCTGCGGCCATCATGGCGTTGGGGGCTGCGGCCACTTCGTCCAATGATTTCAGCAGCATCTGCCACAGGCGTGTCAAAACGCGCATGGGAAGGTTTTCGGCCATGGCCAAACCGCGGGCACGTTCATCTGGCGATACGGTGGGGTCTTCGGCCGCATCCGGTGTGATTTTGACGACGGACACCCAATGGGTGATTTCCGCCAGATCGCGCAAGACAGCCATTGGGTCCGCGCCGTCTGCATATTGACCCGAAAGCTCTGTCAACGCAGCAGCGGCGTCACCGCGCAGCACCATGTCGATCAAGTCCAATACGCGGCCCCGATCGGCCAAGCCCAGCATCGCGCGCACCTGATCCGCGGTGGTTTCGCCCGCGCCATGGCTGATGGCCTGATCCAGCAAGGACGTCGCATCGCGCACGGACCCTTCGGCGGCGCGCGTGATCAAAGCCAGCGCATCATCCGCGATTTCAGCGTTTTCCGCCGTGGCGATCTTGCGCATCAGGGCAATCATCACTTCGGGTTCAATGCGGCGCAGATCAAAGCGTTGGCAACGCGAAAGAACCGTGACAGGCACTTTGCGGATTTCGGTGGTGGCGAAGATGAATTTGACGTGGGCGGGCGGCTCTTCCAGCGTTTTGAGAAGCGCGTTGAAGGCCGAGGTGCTCAGCATGTGCACCTCATCGATGATGTAGATCTTGTAGCGGGCCGACGCGGCGCGGTAATGCACTGAATCGATGATTTCACGGATGTCGCCAACGCCGGTGCGTGATGCGGCATCCATTTCCATGACATCGACATGGCGGCCTTCCATGATGGCGGTGCAATGTTCGCAAACGCCACACGGATCGGTGGTTGGGCCACTTGTGCCATCGGGGCCGATGCAATTCATGCCCTTGGCGATAATGCGTGCTGTGGTTGTTTTGCCGGTGCCACGAATGCCTGTCATTACAAAGGCTTGGGCAATGCGGTCTGCCTCAAATGCGTTGCGCAGGGTGCGCACCATGGCATCCTGTCCCACCAGATCGACAAAGGTCTCTGGCCGGTACTTGCGGGCCAGAACCTGATAGGCAGGAGCAGGGGTGTCAGACATCAATTGGCTTTCTGTGGATTCGTCACAAACAGAAGGTAATGCGCCCCGCGCTGAACGTCCACAGCGGCAAGTGTTGTTCGGGAAGTTGAAACAGTTCGTTTCGCAAGCCGTGGCTGTAATAACTTGTTAAAAACGCGACGAAAATTTACTATGAGTTGTATTCTTTCATTCGGGGAAATTCGTCCATGTTCGGTTTGTTGGCACTTTTAGGTTTGGGTCTGGGTTTGGCCGCACTGATTGGAAGCGACGATAGCAGCGACGGTGCGTCAGGTGATCAGGCGTCTCCGACAGAAGACGCGGACGTCATTTCGGACGAAGCATATCGCGCAGATTTTGTCGCGGAATTCGACGATCTGGTTGCGGAAGGCGAAATCACGCAAGGTCAGGCTGACCAGGCTTTGGGGCAAATTGATTTTGTCAGCGGTGCGCAAGACGTTGAAGCACTGGGCGGTGATGACTACCTTCTTCTTGGTGCGGGCGATGATACCGTTGATGGCGGCGCCGGTGACGATGTGATCCTGACGGGCCTGGGCGATGACAGTGTCGATCTTGGCGAAGGCAGCGACGTTTATGGCGCCGATTTTCGTAACATTCCAAGCGCCGATGACTTTGAACCCTTTCCCATTGCCGAAGGCAGCGGCAACCTATCTGAGGCAACGGTCGAAGGTGGCGACGACACGATCAATGGCGGCGTTGGCAACGATGCGATTTCTGACAGTTTCGGATCAAACGAGATCAACGGCCAGCAAGGGGCCGATTTCATTGTGTCAGTGGATGATGCATCGGACCAAGGCACCGCAGATACCGTGAGCGGTGGCTTCGGCTCTGACACGTTGGTGGTTGATGAAGGCGATGTTGTTGAAACCGGCAACGGACGCGACAGCGTTGTGGTCGAGACCTACAACGGCGTCGAAGACGGGTATGATGTGGTCACGATCACGGATTTTGAACAAGGCAAGGATTCCCTTGTTGTTCAAGGCCAGCCCGGTCTTTTGAACCCCGTCGGGGATGAAGACACCGTAACAGTCGAGAATTCTCAAGACGGCGAAGACGCGATTGTGTTGATCAACAACATTCCGGTTGTGCGGGTCGTGGGCGGTGCAGGCCTTGCGGAAAGCGATGTGACGGTGTTTGTCGACAGCCGCTAAACCGCTTTTACAAAGACCAAAGCACGCCGCCTGTCGCCAGCGTTGCAATCGTCATGGCCACTGCAAGTTTGGTAAAGCTTTTTGAGGGCAACGCCTCGGCGTCGTGTTGCGTGATGCGTTCAAGGGTTTTGCACGCCTGTCGACGTGCCATCCAAAAAACCCCGATCGCAACGACCAGAAATATCGAAGCGACAGCCTTGGCAACCCAAGTCGGGTCTGTGGCGCCGAAGACGGCCTTCAACCCGATCGCGATCCCCACGGCCCCCAATCCCATGCCCATCCAAGATGCGAATGTGCGTTCATTGGCCAGAACGGTGCGGTCCTCGGCCCAGTCGGTGCGTGTTTGTGACGAATCGTTAGCCATAAACCTCAACATAGGGACAGTGGGCGGATTGGGTAGAGGCTTGTGCTTTGGGAAGTGGACGTGAGGGCCGTTTGGGATGTGAGGGCTACGTGCAAAATACACAGCATTGGGGGTTAGAGCCGTTTTGGGTGTAAGGGGGGGCTGCCCTCTCGTAGTATCCTTCGGATACCTTTGCCGGGCTACGCGCAAATTGCTTTGCAATTTGCGCTTGGGTGAGAGATTGACAACGACCCAAACGGGACTCGTTACGGCTGCTTCCTTCCGGATCTGACCGGGTTGGCGAGGCGCTTGCCCGCGCCAACCTCTCAACCGTTCATATAATGAGTCGTGAAACGACGTGCAAGGGCCGTGGCGTTACAGGTGCAAACGCAATGCACAAAAACCGTCTGCGGTGTCGCCCAGATCAACGGGGTTATACCGCGCTATTTGCTTAAGGTGTATCCGCGCGGCAGGGCTTGTTTTGTAGACCGTATGCAGGTCCAAGCCCGGCGACAGGTTCCAACGGCTTTCCGGGGCGTCTGCCTGATAGAGCGGATTGTGGATCAACCACGCCAGCGCATCGTTGACTGTTTCTTCGCATTTCACGCTGACGGCTTGCGTGGTGCAGCCGGGATATTGTCCGCCCCCCGCCAACCTGTAGCTGTTGGATGCCATCAAAAATTGCTGTGAGTCTTCCAATGGCGCACCGTCAAACGTCAGGCTTTCGACACGGGATGCGTTTTTATCAACAAGGGTGCCGTCGGGATCGTAACGGCTTGGACGTGTTGGATTTATTGTAAAATCGACGCCGTGCAAAACGTCAAAGTTGAACCCCGGTGCGTTTGAATCAAGCAGCATTTGATCCGGGGCATCAGGCCGTTGTGTCGCAAAGACCGCCGCGCAGCGTTCTAGCCATTCACGCACGTCTCGTGCCGTGACGACACGGCCCCAAATCGCATTATCAAAGGGCACAAGGGGGCTGACATCACGGCGCCGCAACGGGCCTTTGGCAAATGCGACGTAGTTGTCCGGTCCGGCTTTTCCGCCCGACGCATGCGCGGACGTGCTGACCAAAAGCGGCAGTTCAGCATGCGCTGTGCCCGCGATGTGGCGTTGCATGGCAAGACGTTTCGCGTGGGCGATGAATGTCAGGTCCGAACTGGTATGAAGCAAGGAAAAATAGCTGTTTAGCGGGGCCGAGGCGACCCCGACGGTTTCTTCCATTCTTGCTTTGGTGCGTTGATGCGCTGCATCGGTGGCTTGCAAAATGGCCGGATCGTGAAGGGTCGTGCTGGGGGCACTGCGCAAAGTGACACAATGGTTCAGCACATGCCATGCGCCATTTGCGTGTCCAAGGTTCAGGTCCAGAACCGCCAGATGCGACCCGCCAAATCCGGGCATCGCCGCGGGTGTTCCGTTTAAGGTGCCCTGCACGGGATCGCTGCCGGGAACAGCTTGTGACGCGCAATCTGGAAACAAACTATGTGTGTGACCCGCGATCACAGCATCGATGTCTGGGGTATTCGACAACTGCAGCGCTGCGTTTTCCGCGTCCTTTGGGCCATTGCCACGCCCAATGCCGGAATGGGCAAGCAACACAACTAAATCCGCGCCGGCCGCTTTGACTTTT containing:
- a CDS encoding 5'-nucleotidase C-terminal domain-containing protein translates to MILRRNKDVNSGQRHQWRDGVVAQASLRILATSDLHMNLRGFNYITGKPQAKAGLAQLASMITQARTENGEGACILLDNGDALQGAPIADTAAQPPLSYNHPMALAFDALGYDAIGLGNHDFDYGLDFLDTVSTQYKAPTVCSNIVSKALSDVRMWTIVDQQATCSDGVVRDLKVGVISVLPEQTMIWNSKHLSGRASIGSMQDAVNLQVPKVKAAGADLVVLLAHSGIGRGNGPKDAENAALQLSNTPDIDAVIAGHTHSLFPDCASQAVPGSDPVQGTLNGTPAAMPGFGGSHLAVLDLNLGHANGAWHVLNHCVTLRSAPSTTLHDPAILQATDAAHQRTKARMEETVGVASAPLNSYFSLLHTSSDLTFIAHAKRLAMQRHIAGTAHAELPLLVSTSAHASGGKAGPDNYVAFAKGPLRRRDVSPLVPFDNAIWGRVVTARDVREWLERCAAVFATQRPDAPDQMLLDSNAPGFNFDVLHGVDFTINPTRPSRYDPDGTLVDKNASRVESLTFDGAPLEDSQQFLMASNSYRLAGGGQYPGCTTQAVSVKCEETVNDALAWLIHNPLYQADAPESRWNLSPGLDLHTVYKTSPAARIHLKQIARYNPVDLGDTADGFCALRLHL
- a CDS encoding calcium-binding protein; the protein is MFGLLALLGLGLGLAALIGSDDSSDGASGDQASPTEDADVISDEAYRADFVAEFDDLVAEGEITQGQADQALGQIDFVSGAQDVEALGGDDYLLLGAGDDTVDGGAGDDVILTGLGDDSVDLGEGSDVYGADFRNIPSADDFEPFPIAEGSGNLSEATVEGGDDTINGGVGNDAISDSFGSNEINGQQGADFIVSVDDASDQGTADTVSGGFGSDTLVVDEGDVVETGNGRDSVVVETYNGVEDGYDVVTITDFEQGKDSLVVQGQPGLLNPVGDEDTVTVENSQDGEDAIVLINNIPVVRVVGGAGLAESDVTVFVDSR
- a CDS encoding DNA polymerase III subunit gamma/tau; protein product: MSDTPAPAYQVLARKYRPETFVDLVGQDAMVRTLRNAFEADRIAQAFVMTGIRGTGKTTTARIIAKGMNCIGPDGTSGPTTDPCGVCEHCTAIMEGRHVDVMEMDAASRTGVGDIREIIDSVHYRAASARYKIYIIDEVHMLSTSAFNALLKTLEEPPAHVKFIFATTEIRKVPVTVLSRCQRFDLRRIEPEVMIALMRKIATAENAEIADDALALITRAAEGSVRDATSLLDQAISHGAGETTADQVRAMLGLADRGRVLDLIDMVLRGDAAAALTELSGQYADGADPMAVLRDLAEITHWVSVVKITPDAAEDPTVSPDERARGLAMAENLPMRVLTRLWQMLLKSLDEVAAAPNAMMAAEMAIIRLTHVADLPSPEELVRKLNGISPPSAPSNGGGNAGAPQGGQGGQSATAAYAATAAPAQPGSGGTMAAVAVDADAALARFPTFEHVVELIRINRDGKLLVDVETDLQLASYQPGRIEFVPTPTAPRDLAQRLGAKLQLWTGNRWAVTIVNEGGAKTIAEIRDAADLELQAKAENHPMVQAVFTQFPGAKITAIRTAEQIAAEADEDALPEVEDEWDPFEED
- a CDS encoding YidH family protein — its product is MANDSSQTRTDWAEDRTVLANERTFASWMGMGLGAVGIAIGLKAVFGATDPTWVAKAVASIFLVVAIGVFWMARRQACKTLERITQHDAEALPSKSFTKLAVAMTIATLATGGVLWSL